The sequence AAAGTGGTTACAGCAATGCCTGTGGATGCTGTTACATAGTTGCTAACAGCTGTAACCGCTTTCACGGGATCGAATACCTTTAGATATACAAGAAGATCTATATCTACTGGTGCATTATCCTTGGTTATACATGTCTGCGGAGGTATATCTATAACGAACTCCCTGAGATCCACCCTCTGTGCTGTATCTATGATGGGTACCAGGAATACTAGTCCAGGGCCTCTAACACCGATCATCCTTCCGAGTCTGAAAACCACTAGCCTCTCATATTCTGGTACAATCCTTATAGATCTGGCGAGTATGATTAGAATTATTATTAAAGCGAATATTATTAGCACAAGGCTCACAGGGTCTAGGGGCATGTGATGCCACCTATCTATATAGCCTCTGCAGATTTAAACCTTTGATCATATGGTCTATTCCTCATATATCTTTACCCTCAGTATAAGGCCCTCTACAGATACCACCACTACCTTAGAGCCAGAAGGTATCTTCCCCGAGACAGAGTATGCTGTCCAGTCCTCCCCAGCTACATATACAACACCTGGGCTTGTCTCGCTGATATCTGTTTTGGCTATCCCGATTTTTCCGATGAGCATCTCCTCCGGCTTATATCTCTTCATCCTAATAGTCTGTGCCGCTTTATACACTATAAAACCTATGATCCCTGCGAATGATGTTATTAGAATAGCTATGGCTATCACATCTACACTTAGAGTCCCTGGGGGCCTCTGGGTGATAAGCATATATATCCCGAGGCCGAGCATTATAGCTCCTGCAATGCCAAAAGCTCCTAGGCCTGGGGTTATAAGTTCTATGATCACCAGCACCATGCCAGATAGTAGCAATGCTATTGAAAGCAGATCTGGAGGTACTATGCTCATACCATAGAGTGCTAGAAGTATTAATAGGGCTCCCGCGATTGCGTACCCCTGGAAGCCTGTTATAAAGATCTCTGCTAGTATTAGGTAGAACCCTATTGTAAGTATTAGAGAGGATATAAGGGGGTCAGATAGTATCGAGATCAGCTCTTCGAAGTAGCCCTTTCTATATGTCTCTACAATCGAGAGATTCTCAGCGGATAGCACATCCCCCAACTCCTTAGCAGGGAGTGCAATGCCCATGGAGATAGCCTCTCTATCTGTTAGGGTTAGGCTCTCCCTCACAAACCTCTCAGCGATCCTCACCTTCTCAGGATCTCCATATGCTCTCTCAGCTAAAGCTCTGAAGCGGGATGCAACATAGTTGACGGTCTTATCATCAGATGGTATGGGCTTAGCAGCACCTATAGAGCTCCCAGGAGCCATATAGATCTTGCCACATGCTAGGGAAACCATGGAGGCTGCTGATACAGCCTTCCCACCAGGTGGTATATATGCTATGCATTTAACACCCGAGGATATCAAGACCTCTGAGATCCTATCTGCAGAAGCTACATAGCCTCCATAGCTATCCACGATCAATATAACAGAGAATCCCCCCTCCCTAGCATCCCCTACAGCCCTCTCTATAAGAGATGCCATGCCCCCATCTATATTACCTCTAACCTCCACAGCTAGAGCAGCATTGCTCTGGCTAAACTCTAGGGAGGATGAAATATGCTGGTAAACACCTATAAGAGTTATTATCAGGAATAGCATGATAAACCTAGGGCTTATCATCAAATCCCCACCCCTGTATATAATGGTAAGAACCATATCTATTACTAAGTTAATGTTTTATCCATATGACCCCTCCCCAGCTTTAGGACTAAGTTTCTGCTAGGATCTCGTGTTTATCCCTTATTGGATTACCCATTATCAAGCTGGTGAACGTTCAACAAGCTTTAACAAGCCCCCGAGAAACTATTGTATCGGTGATCCTTGTGAAGCTGGTGGATGCATATATATTTCTCGAGAGGTTGAGGGATCTATTGTATTCGCTTCTGGAACAGAGGGATCGTGCTAGAGAGTCTGGGCTTGAGGTGATCCCTCTGAGAGAAGCTGTTCCCCTGGTGAAGTATGGGTTCATATCTATGTTCAAGGGCGGTGTAATCATGGATGTTACCAGCGATAAGCAGGCTGAGATAGCTGAGGATGCCGGTGCCGTGGGTGTGATGGTTCTCGATAAACTCCCCTACGATGTTAGGATGGCTGGTGGTGTTGCTAGGACAGCAGATCTCAGGGTGATCGAATCTGTTATGAATACAATCACAATACCTGTCTCGGCTAAGTGTAGGATAGGGCATTCCGAGGAGGCAAGGCTTCTCGAGGAGATAGGGGTTGACTTGATAGATGAGAGCGAGGTCCTCACACCTGTTGATGAGAAGGCCCATATAGATAAATGGGCTTTCAAAACACCCTTTGTCAACGGTGCCAGGAATCTTCCAGAGGCTCTGAGGAGGATCTATGAGGGCGCATCTATGATCAGAACTAAGGGCGAGCCTGGGACTGGGAATGTTGCTGAGGCTGTTAAGCATATGAAGCTCGTTAACAGGGATATAGCGATGCTTAGGGGCCACTACCTGAGAGGGGATTACGAGGCTATATGGGTATATTCTAAGGAGAATAGCGTTCCATACGAGCTTACCCTCCTAACAGCTAGGCTTGGAAGGCTGCCCGTGGTTAACTTCGCAGCAGGAGGCATAGCTACTCCCGCAGATGCTGCGCTCATGATGTGGCTAGGTGCTGATGGTGTGTTCGTTGGTTCTGGGATATTTAAGAGCAGCGATCCAGAGGCAAGGGCTAGGGCTATCGTGCTTGCAACCTCATTCTACGACGATCCCGAGGCGGTTGTTGAGGCCCAGAAGATGGTTTCTGAGAAGCAGGCTATGATGGGGATAGATATAAGGAGCTTGAAGCCTGAGCAGCTTATGCAGGTTAGGGGTGTGTGATTTGAGGGTAGGTGTTCTAGCCCTCCAAGGGGA is a genomic window of Sulfolobales archaeon containing:
- the pdxS gene encoding pyridoxal 5'-phosphate synthase lyase subunit PdxS; the protein is MVDAYIFLERLRDLLYSLLEQRDRARESGLEVIPLREAVPLVKYGFISMFKGGVIMDVTSDKQAEIAEDAGAVGVMVLDKLPYDVRMAGGVARTADLRVIESVMNTITIPVSAKCRIGHSEEARLLEEIGVDLIDESEVLTPVDEKAHIDKWAFKTPFVNGARNLPEALRRIYEGASMIRTKGEPGTGNVAEAVKHMKLVNRDIAMLRGHYLRGDYEAIWVYSKENSVPYELTLLTARLGRLPVVNFAAGGIATPADAALMMWLGADGVFVGSGIFKSSDPEARARAIVLATSFYDDPEAVVEAQKMVSEKQAMMGIDIRSLKPEQLMQVRGV
- a CDS encoding NfeD family protein, whose amino-acid sequence is MISPRFIMLFLIITLIGVYQHISSSLEFSQSNAALAVEVRGNIDGGMASLIERAVGDAREGGFSVILIVDSYGGYVASADRISEVLISSGVKCIAYIPPGGKAVSAASMVSLACGKIYMAPGSSIGAAKPIPSDDKTVNYVASRFRALAERAYGDPEKVRIAERFVRESLTLTDREAISMGIALPAKELGDVLSAENLSIVETYRKGYFEELISILSDPLISSLILTIGFYLILAEIFITGFQGYAIAGALLILLALYGMSIVPPDLLSIALLLSGMVLVIIELITPGLGAFGIAGAIMLGLGIYMLITQRPPGTLSVDVIAIAILITSFAGIIGFIVYKAAQTIRMKRYKPEEMLIGKIGIAKTDISETSPGVVYVAGEDWTAYSVSGKIPSGSKVVVVSVEGLILRVKIYEE
- a CDS encoding SPFH domain-containing protein, with protein sequence MPLDPVSLVLIIFALIIILIILARSIRIVPEYERLVVFRLGRMIGVRGPGLVFLVPIIDTAQRVDLREFVIDIPPQTCITKDNAPVDIDLLVYLKVFDPVKAVTAVSNYVTASTGIAVTT